In Desulfofundulus kuznetsovii DSM 6115, the following are encoded in one genomic region:
- a CDS encoding Flp family type IVb pilin, translating into MLDLLKKVWRDEHGYEMAELLVIVGVLGVIATVVLGSMKLGLNDAAKNVGTKLNDIINSWTSNP; encoded by the coding sequence GTGCTGGATTTGCTTAAGAAAGTTTGGCGCGATGAGCACGGTTACGAAATGGCCGAGCTTCTGGTGATCGTAGGCGTGCTGGGAGTCATAGCGACCGTAGTGCTCGGTTCCATGAAGCTCGGTCTGAACGACGCAGCTAAAAACGTAGGGACGAAGCTTAACGACATCATTAACAGCTGGACTTCAAATCCTTAA
- a CDS encoding ATPase, T2SS/T4P/T4SS family, translated as MTLADRAIARLKLLLNPPAPTSEQEVTPKEEVLTLEQAVEYVQQALIKGPEAEVAYRQDILNRAMAGEPDMHLEAQRLILRALEEGKKVVAGCTLGEAARLIYARVWGLDAVEDLYRDPEVNEIQVNGPDEVFVDRLGRQERVDVSFGSPEMVEAVIKRMILHDMGASLDRSNPVVESVRKDGSRLTATCYPMSDTWTFVLRKHHTVDMSVENLERLGTLDRRVWEVMRLLARGRTNILFSGNPRSGKTSLLRKLVGELAQRLRIVVIGKDLELKLRQEYPDRNIVEFEAHPEIGTGMQEIFEATLRESPDVVIIEEFRGKGEAVEAIHACTRGIRGAMATAHFNSPREAVEGIAMMFEEEGLHIPFETAMLRVAAAFDVVVQMMNDSDKGNQETNQHYRARHPGPRSGMHRSRALGASGQGLPGEGYLEAGKSPGPGAEVQMLSLRRHGRRLEEGGVRGMIHPAVLGFGLGAGLAAGTGVLFFLRAVHYRKAARQLSTLVPRESLDAWAEVTERKLEAAGVKLRGRLYTGAVILAVAASLYVGLFVFRNFIAALLMATVAVLLPDQLVLQRLEYRKLKMLEQMVLAVRIFASEFAQTPQLGRALGEVAARVPDPLGAIFRTAYRDVVRGKSMDEVLSNLMVRLDFAAGRMFVQLLMAARRDASVAPLFGELVTRLAVQLELVRKNRSQLYADRLLSWIMLAAMVPAYLAIRATVPETYEFLVATVAGRIVVALCFLSVIVWVVMDRLTGRVEI; from the coding sequence ATGACGCTGGCGGACAGGGCCATAGCGCGCCTCAAGCTCCTGCTAAATCCACCGGCTCCAACCAGTGAGCAGGAGGTAACCCCTAAAGAAGAAGTCCTTACTTTAGAACAGGCCGTAGAGTACGTCCAGCAGGCTCTCATAAAAGGGCCGGAGGCCGAGGTGGCTTACAGGCAGGACATATTGAACCGGGCCATGGCCGGGGAGCCGGATATGCACCTGGAGGCCCAACGCCTAATACTACGGGCCCTGGAAGAGGGGAAGAAGGTGGTAGCCGGTTGTACCCTGGGGGAGGCCGCCCGGCTTATATACGCCCGCGTCTGGGGCCTGGACGCGGTGGAAGACCTTTACCGGGACCCGGAGGTAAACGAGATCCAGGTCAACGGGCCGGATGAGGTCTTCGTGGACCGCCTGGGCAGGCAGGAGAGGGTAGATGTCAGCTTCGGCAGCCCCGAAATGGTGGAGGCTGTGATAAAGCGCATGATCCTGCACGACATGGGGGCCTCTCTGGACAGGTCGAACCCGGTAGTGGAAAGCGTCCGCAAGGACGGCTCCCGCCTCACGGCCACCTGCTATCCCATGAGCGACACCTGGACTTTCGTGTTGAGAAAGCACCACACCGTCGATATGAGCGTGGAGAACCTTGAGAGGTTGGGGACGCTGGACCGCCGGGTGTGGGAAGTCATGCGTCTTCTGGCCCGGGGCAGGACCAACATCCTTTTTTCCGGCAATCCCCGGAGCGGTAAAACTTCTTTGTTGCGGAAGCTCGTGGGGGAGCTGGCCCAGCGCCTCCGCATCGTCGTCATAGGCAAGGACCTGGAGCTCAAGTTGAGGCAGGAGTACCCGGACAGGAACATCGTGGAGTTCGAGGCCCATCCCGAGATAGGTACGGGTATGCAGGAAATTTTTGAGGCGACCTTGCGGGAATCTCCAGACGTGGTGATTATAGAGGAATTCCGGGGCAAAGGCGAGGCCGTGGAAGCCATACACGCCTGCACCCGCGGCATCCGTGGCGCTATGGCTACGGCTCACTTCAACTCGCCGCGGGAAGCTGTGGAGGGCATCGCCATGATGTTTGAGGAAGAGGGCCTGCACATCCCCTTCGAGACGGCCATGCTGCGGGTGGCGGCGGCTTTCGACGTGGTGGTGCAGATGATGAACGACAGCGACAAGGGGAATCAAGAAACTAATCAGCATTACCGAGCTAGGCATCCAGGGCCGCGAAGTGGTATGCACAGATCTCGTGCGCTGGGAGCCAGCGGGCAGGGACTACCTGGGGAAGGGTACCTGGAAGCTGGTAAATCCCCCGGGCCCGGAGCTGAGGTTCAAATGCTTTCGCTACGGCGTCACGGACGACGACTGGAGGAGGGTGGGGTTCGAGGTATGATTCACCCTGCTGTGTTGGGTTTTGGCCTGGGCGCGGGATTGGCGGCCGGGACGGGGGTACTCTTCTTCCTGCGGGCGGTGCACTACCGGAAAGCGGCCCGCCAGCTTTCCACCCTCGTTCCCCGGGAATCCCTGGACGCCTGGGCCGAGGTCACGGAGAGGAAGCTGGAGGCCGCCGGCGTGAAGCTTCGTGGCCGCCTCTACACCGGGGCCGTGATCCTGGCCGTGGCAGCTTCCCTTTATGTAGGACTGTTCGTGTTTAGGAACTTCATCGCCGCTCTGCTCATGGCCACGGTAGCCGTCCTCCTGCCGGACCAGCTCGTGCTCCAGCGCTTGGAGTACAGGAAGCTGAAGATGCTGGAGCAGATGGTCCTGGCAGTGAGGATTTTCGCGTCTGAGTTTGCTCAGACGCCGCAGTTGGGGAGAGCCCTTGGCGAGGTAGCCGCGCGGGTGCCGGACCCCCTTGGCGCAATCTTCCGAACCGCCTACCGCGACGTTGTCCGGGGGAAATCCATGGACGAGGTCCTCTCCAACCTCATGGTCCGGCTGGACTTCGCGGCCGGGAGGATGTTTGTCCAGCTTCTCATGGCCGCCCGGCGGGACGCTTCCGTGGCGCCCCTTTTCGGCGAACTGGTCACACGGCTGGCGGTACAGCTTGAACTCGTAAGGAAGAACCGCAGCCAGCTCTACGCCGACCGCCTGCTTTCCTGGATTATGCTGGCTGCCATGGTGCCTGCATACCTGGCGATACGGGCCACGGTGCCGGAGACCTACGAGTTCCTGGTAGCCACCGTAGCCGGGAGAATAGTGGTAGCCCTCTGTTTCCTCTCGGTCATAGTCTGGGTGGTCATGGACCGCCTTACGGGGAGAGTGGAAATATGA
- a CDS encoding SAF domain-containing protein: protein MRFSFLKRTWPYLLAVTVGLAVATFSFNALKREASSQEGIKLPVAARDLPPYTQVQAQDLGWGTFPAELPGAVKAPAEAVGKVVTTAAPKDHPLRVSELKDPESLDVQLVSVNIDSSRLGGARPGDLVDVYWIQPAEKSAWTPGTGATLVARDARMVSVLDKNGQPVDSGQGLVAATVQGAAVRAPAIAVLAVKAEEVRAIIPGAASNNTCIVLVRKFKAGGDQVGDDAGGQGHSAPQAPAKSTGSNQ, encoded by the coding sequence TTGCGTTTTTCGTTTCTAAAACGGACGTGGCCCTATCTCCTGGCCGTAACGGTCGGGCTGGCGGTGGCCACGTTCTCTTTCAATGCCCTGAAAAGGGAAGCTTCCTCCCAGGAAGGGATAAAGCTGCCGGTGGCGGCCCGGGACCTGCCCCCTTACACCCAGGTGCAAGCGCAGGACCTCGGCTGGGGGACTTTTCCCGCAGAATTGCCGGGAGCCGTGAAGGCCCCGGCTGAAGCAGTGGGCAAGGTTGTGACAACAGCAGCGCCCAAAGACCATCCCCTGCGGGTCAGCGAACTCAAAGACCCGGAGAGCCTGGACGTCCAGCTGGTCTCGGTCAATATCGATTCTTCCCGCCTGGGAGGGGCGCGTCCTGGAGACCTGGTGGATGTCTACTGGATACAGCCCGCTGAAAAGAGCGCCTGGACACCGGGGACGGGTGCAACTCTCGTAGCCAGAGACGCCAGGATGGTGAGCGTGTTGGACAAGAACGGCCAGCCGGTGGACTCCGGCCAGGGCCTGGTGGCGGCAACCGTCCAGGGCGCTGCGGTCAGGGCTCCGGCCATTGCGGTGCTGGCGGTGAAGGCGGAGGAAGTCAGGGCCATAATTCCCGGCGCGGCCTCCAATAACACCTGCATAGTCCTGGTAAGAAAGTTTAAGGCGGGAGGTGACCAGGTTGGCGATGACGCTGGCGGACAGGGCCATAGCGCGCCTCAAGCTCCTGCTAAATCCACCGGCTCCAACCAGTGA
- a CDS encoding A24 family peptidase yields the protein MSKLGGLELIRAGNLAFVAGCLLPSVYIAYTDARSHMIYDRATFPILLAGLVNALHSDTLPDALLGSAFAFALLFICAALGGAGGGDVKYAAGLGMWFGFLNVQYVLLIATAMGVVWGMVKLAWAGRLKSWAKTFLTGLFMRVFYGVKGAIPLRKLPDNPGAPVPPEAVPFGTCLAVGSWVVFIAGW from the coding sequence TTGAGTAAATTGGGTGGGCTTGAATTAATCCGTGCCGGGAACCTGGCATTTGTCGCCGGCTGTCTCCTGCCGTCCGTATACATCGCTTACACCGACGCCAGGTCGCACATGATCTACGACAGGGCAACCTTCCCCATCCTGCTGGCCGGGCTGGTCAACGCGCTGCACAGCGATACGTTGCCCGACGCCTTGCTTGGTTCCGCCTTCGCCTTCGCCTTGCTGTTCATCTGCGCCGCGCTGGGCGGTGCGGGCGGCGGGGACGTGAAATACGCGGCCGGGCTGGGGATGTGGTTCGGGTTCTTAAACGTGCAGTATGTCCTGCTCATCGCGACTGCGATGGGGGTAGTGTGGGGTATGGTCAAACTGGCTTGGGCTGGAAGGCTTAAAAGCTGGGCGAAAACGTTCCTCACCGGGCTATTTATGCGCGTTTTCTACGGGGTCAAAGGAGCGATACCGCTGCGGAAGCTCCCCGACAACCCGGGCGCTCCCGTCCCGCCGGAAGCCGTGCCGTTCGGGACGTGCCTGGCGGTAGGATCATGGGTCGTATTTATTGCAGGGTGGTAA
- a CDS encoding cellulose synthase operon protein YhjQ/BcsQ — protein sequence MQYVRLGYRQRVVYLARVKGGVGATTLALNLAWRVSEKAKVLLIDTRAAILGFLVCSDVLDILGVEPFEQSEWETPRVLQLSDNLYFLPYPSTHEKYDLDRVVLEARRDYDAIIVDLPPLIATDDTLKSASAVVFLYGGGASEGRRLLRLINHCRTQYQKEAVYVSTVHQPLLNLHKEGENSDWIHLPRGRIKGGIFDAKDLAGRAITEIIREVWGKDLESEKQGFFARMFRGS from the coding sequence GTGCAGTACGTTCGTCTCGGCTATCGCCAGCGGGTGGTCTACCTCGCGCGGGTGAAAGGCGGCGTGGGAGCGACGACTTTGGCCTTGAACCTGGCCTGGCGGGTGAGCGAAAAAGCAAAGGTGCTTTTAATCGACACCCGTGCAGCGATCCTGGGTTTCCTGGTCTGCAGCGACGTCCTGGATATTCTGGGAGTCGAACCCTTCGAACAATCGGAATGGGAAACTCCCAGAGTTCTGCAGCTTTCGGACAATTTATACTTCCTGCCCTACCCGTCAACACACGAAAAGTACGACCTCGATCGGGTGGTGCTGGAGGCCAGGAGGGACTACGATGCCATAATTGTAGACCTTCCGCCTCTGATAGCGACCGACGATACGCTCAAGAGCGCGTCCGCCGTGGTGTTCCTCTACGGCGGGGGCGCGTCCGAGGGGAGGAGGCTGCTGCGCCTTATCAACCATTGCCGCACGCAGTACCAGAAAGAGGCAGTGTACGTGTCCACGGTACACCAGCCATTGTTGAACCTGCACAAGGAAGGAGAAAATTCGGATTGGATACACTTGCCCAGGGGGAGGATAAAAGGCGGTATTTTCGACGCAAAGGACCTGGCGGGCCGGGCGATCACGGAGATTATCCGGGAAGTATGGGGCAAAGACCTGGAAAGCGAAAAGCAGGGGTTTTTTGCAAGGATGTTCCGGGGGAGTTGA
- a CDS encoding diguanylate cyclase domain-containing protein, whose protein sequence is MYCVVAAEPGALEVIATNLQKKFPDWRFETAASPGELFALAGTRPDVVVVSRFLPGDPVEVLRRLPVEFPASHIVLLVGVLNEQAKAYVRQAAKYGLTNVVTGKLPGDRPYTIFAALTRARQELLEIQEGLEWEEEAPEASCGGRESIAAACSAQATREIHREVQLNQTDEGNRDALTGCYTRRYLENADLKCPFSVVLINLENLKPVNDILGHEAGDRVLAAFGKMLAENLKDRDLAVRWGGDEFVLILPETSPENAERVVERLREEWRKAVPGTGNLDGNLEVGFSYGISFNNGTEDLQATLRSADRAMYSRRQEAEQAPLLKKYYDSVYTRRSGGKLVLVAANKGGVGKTTVAISLSLLTARAGIPTCLCDFDFGGPNVAVFFDVKNKPGIEKLSGKRHVERFARELLVKVENNLMILPGPMNKTLPYFEPGQLAEIVDFLSQDCLVVGDTPPEFWTKPWMKELFQRADLVLAVVDQSKFSEAETKDYAPKLIMTGVEPSRIRIVCNRFSAKLYSVKRVESFFNAGIKAKKDLPRVVAAIPEDWEDFVKKGYRGEIAGLDDPASPWRKLAEEVARELGLPFTTRNEKQEKKSLFSLFRKR, encoded by the coding sequence ATGTACTGCGTAGTGGCGGCGGAACCAGGAGCCCTTGAAGTAATCGCGACAAACCTGCAAAAGAAGTTCCCGGACTGGCGGTTTGAAACCGCAGCGTCGCCCGGGGAACTGTTCGCCCTGGCCGGAACCAGGCCGGACGTGGTGGTGGTATCCCGGTTCCTCCCCGGCGACCCCGTTGAAGTCCTCCGAAGGCTTCCCGTGGAGTTCCCGGCCAGCCACATCGTCCTGCTGGTGGGGGTGTTGAACGAGCAGGCGAAAGCCTACGTGCGCCAGGCCGCCAAATACGGGTTGACCAACGTGGTTACAGGGAAACTGCCCGGGGACAGGCCGTACACGATATTCGCGGCCCTTACCCGGGCCAGGCAGGAACTGCTGGAAATCCAGGAGGGCCTGGAATGGGAAGAAGAAGCTCCGGAAGCTAGTTGCGGCGGCCGGGAATCAATTGCGGCGGCCTGCTCCGCCCAGGCTACCCGGGAAATTCACCGGGAGGTACAGTTAAACCAGACAGACGAAGGCAACCGGGACGCGCTCACCGGCTGCTACACCCGGCGTTACCTGGAAAACGCCGATTTGAAATGCCCCTTTTCCGTGGTCTTAATCAATCTGGAAAATCTTAAACCAGTTAACGACATTCTGGGACACGAAGCGGGTGACAGGGTGCTGGCGGCTTTCGGGAAAATGCTCGCGGAAAACCTCAAAGACCGGGACCTGGCCGTGCGGTGGGGCGGCGATGAGTTCGTGCTGATCCTCCCGGAAACGTCTCCGGAGAACGCCGAAAGGGTGGTTGAAAGGTTGCGGGAGGAGTGGAGAAAGGCGGTCCCGGGTACCGGGAACCTGGACGGGAACCTGGAAGTGGGGTTCAGTTACGGCATAAGCTTCAACAACGGGACGGAAGACCTGCAGGCAACGTTAAGGTCCGCTGACAGGGCCATGTACTCCCGGAGGCAGGAAGCTGAGCAGGCCCCGCTGCTCAAAAAATACTACGACAGCGTTTACACCCGCCGGTCGGGCGGGAAGCTCGTGCTTGTAGCCGCCAACAAGGGCGGGGTGGGCAAGACCACGGTGGCCATCTCCCTCTCCCTGCTCACGGCCCGCGCCGGGATACCAACCTGCCTTTGCGACTTCGACTTCGGCGGCCCCAACGTGGCAGTGTTCTTCGACGTGAAGAACAAACCCGGGATCGAAAAATTGTCCGGTAAAAGACACGTGGAGCGCTTCGCACGGGAACTTCTGGTCAAGGTGGAAAATAATCTGATGATTCTGCCCGGCCCGATGAATAAAACCCTGCCTTATTTCGAGCCGGGCCAGCTGGCGGAAATCGTGGACTTTCTATCGCAAGACTGCCTGGTCGTCGGCGACACACCGCCGGAGTTCTGGACCAAGCCGTGGATGAAGGAGCTCTTCCAGCGGGCCGACCTGGTGCTGGCGGTGGTGGACCAGTCAAAGTTTTCCGAAGCTGAAACAAAGGACTACGCGCCGAAGCTGATCATGACGGGCGTGGAGCCTTCCCGGATCAGGATAGTGTGCAACAGGTTCAGCGCGAAGCTCTACAGCGTGAAGAGGGTGGAATCCTTCTTCAACGCTGGTATCAAGGCAAAAAAGGATCTGCCCAGGGTCGTTGCCGCCATTCCGGAGGACTGGGAGGATTTCGTGAAGAAGGGCTACCGCGGAGAAATAGCCGGGCTGGACGATCCCGCTTCGCCGTGGCGGAAGCTGGCGGAGGAGGTGGCCAGAGAACTGGGTTTGCCTTTTACAACGCGCAACGAGAAGCAGGAGAAAAAAAGCCTGTTCAGCCTGTTCAGGAAGAGGTGA
- a CDS encoding SAF domain-containing protein, which yields MNRRVIIIVSLVLAVLFTLLLVRGVNARYAELKKTVDVVRTTGFIPAGSEIKPGQVTTVRVPEIVGKDLIRDPKDVIGKAPKVSLVGGQYIFQGTLEPVARKPGTVEVHVPVDLSGSAFAVAGDVVDVYAFSRDNSGGASLICKGARVLHAYDQTGSEVSSLEKKGPAQAVAPPGSKAPASIGLEVPGDVVPAVVQAASQKRIYLVKSGPAD from the coding sequence TTGAACAGACGTGTTATCATCATCGTGTCTCTGGTGCTGGCCGTCCTGTTCACTTTGCTCCTGGTGCGTGGCGTCAACGCCCGGTACGCTGAGCTGAAGAAGACGGTCGATGTGGTCAGGACCACCGGCTTCATCCCTGCCGGGAGCGAGATAAAACCCGGCCAGGTGACCACGGTCAGGGTACCTGAAATAGTCGGGAAAGACCTGATACGCGACCCGAAAGATGTTATCGGGAAGGCCCCGAAGGTATCTCTGGTAGGCGGGCAGTACATCTTCCAGGGCACCCTTGAACCGGTGGCGAGGAAACCTGGTACGGTGGAAGTCCACGTGCCGGTGGACCTCTCCGGCTCGGCCTTCGCCGTGGCCGGCGATGTGGTGGATGTTTACGCCTTCTCCAGGGACAATTCCGGCGGGGCCTCGCTCATCTGCAAAGGCGCGCGGGTGTTGCACGCCTACGACCAGACGGGTTCCGAGGTTTCCTCCCTGGAGAAGAAGGGTCCGGCGCAGGCCGTCGCGCCGCCGGGCTCCAAAGCGCCGGCCAGCATAGGTCTGGAAGTGCCGGGAGATGTTGTCCCGGCAGTGGTCCAGGCGGCCAGCCAGAAGAGGATATACCTTGTCAAGAGCGGCCCCGCTGATTGA
- a CDS encoding type II secretion system F family protein, with translation MLLLFAVLFLLLYTLAGGPLPEVSAARNIFHRFALPVGCTAGSFALASLVFGTPLAGLPWGVAGWFLPGGIRGFLEARRRSVWREAARNFIVSAAGMYAANRTTPEVVETTAGELPDPFSREFQQMLADRRYVSGFRFPDAFRGLAEKYGLPEFAAFAEIVEASERAGGPRAAARGLERLGAALRQRDRLLAERVKELAEPKVAGYVVVILLLAGLFFDATALRGYFSGGTGKAALGLANAVTVGVIFMMRAFTSSKDLEGGI, from the coding sequence GTGCTCTTGCTCTTTGCAGTCCTCTTCTTACTCCTGTACACCCTGGCCGGCGGACCCTTACCGGAGGTATCCGCCGCGCGTAACATATTCCATCGTTTTGCCCTGCCGGTGGGATGCACTGCCGGCTCTTTCGCGCTGGCATCCCTCGTGTTCGGCACGCCTCTGGCCGGGTTGCCCTGGGGGGTCGCGGGCTGGTTCCTGCCGGGTGGAATAAGGGGGTTCCTTGAAGCCAGAAGGAGGTCCGTCTGGCGCGAGGCGGCCCGCAACTTCATCGTTTCGGCGGCGGGCATGTACGCAGCCAACAGGACCACGCCGGAAGTGGTGGAGACGACGGCCGGGGAACTGCCGGACCCTTTCAGCAGGGAGTTCCAGCAGATGCTGGCAGACCGCAGGTATGTGTCCGGCTTCCGGTTCCCGGACGCCTTCAGGGGGCTTGCGGAAAAATACGGTCTGCCGGAATTCGCCGCTTTCGCGGAGATAGTAGAGGCCAGCGAACGCGCCGGCGGCCCCCGTGCGGCGGCGCGCGGCCTCGAACGGCTGGGCGCGGCGCTGCGGCAGAGGGACCGCCTCCTGGCCGAACGGGTGAAGGAGCTGGCCGAGCCGAAGGTGGCGGGGTATGTCGTCGTTATCTTACTTCTCGCGGGGTTGTTTTTCGACGCCACGGCGCTCAGGGGGTATTTTTCCGGGGGTACCGGGAAAGCCGCCCTCGGGCTGGCGAATGCCGTCACCGTGGGCGTTATCTTCATGATGCGGGCGTTCACGTCGAGCAAGGATTTGGAAGGGGGGATTTGA
- a CDS encoding ATPase, T2SS/T4P/T4SS family, protein MLVDLLVKGHANIGVFGRTDSGKTTFLRALALHIDSLERTFIAETSFELYLPNLQNCINLVEVVVGDRVVVDMGSLVRTMNRNNPDRSIVGEVRGKEIVAASRMAASTSGGFWTTGHAGNVASLRTALKGMYREAGIELPREDLDEEISSMFHFLIFLDKETLTAEARRTLMEVVEVVPGKGYRTIIRFDTGEFAATKGKVRRWIYENPVTPERLSMLAFRGAEVKPEYEEVKERYLC, encoded by the coding sequence ATGCTGGTGGATTTGCTGGTCAAAGGCCATGCCAATATCGGTGTCTTCGGGCGGACGGACTCCGGCAAGACCACGTTCCTGCGAGCGCTGGCGCTGCACATAGACTCCCTGGAACGCACGTTCATCGCTGAAACCAGCTTTGAACTGTACCTTCCCAACCTCCAGAACTGCATCAACCTGGTGGAGGTGGTGGTGGGCGACCGGGTGGTGGTGGACATGGGCTCCCTGGTCAGGACCATGAACCGGAACAACCCGGACAGGAGCATCGTGGGAGAAGTGCGCGGTAAGGAAATAGTGGCTGCCTCGCGGATGGCCGCCAGTACCAGCGGAGGTTTCTGGACGACCGGTCACGCCGGGAACGTGGCTTCCCTGCGGACGGCTTTAAAGGGCATGTACCGGGAAGCAGGGATAGAGCTGCCCCGGGAGGACCTGGACGAAGAGATCTCTTCCATGTTCCACTTCCTGATTTTCCTGGACAAGGAAACCCTGACGGCGGAAGCCCGGCGCACTTTAATGGAAGTGGTAGAAGTGGTCCCGGGGAAAGGGTACCGGACGATCATCCGGTTCGACACCGGGGAATTCGCCGCCACGAAAGGTAAAGTGCGCCGCTGGATTTACGAGAACCCGGTGACGCCGGAACGCCTCTCCATGCTGGCCTTCCGTGGGGCGGAGGTGAAGCCGGAGTACGAGGAGGTGAAGGAGCGGTACCTGTGCTGA